Proteins found in one Thalassomonas actiniarum genomic segment:
- the pspB gene encoding envelope stress response membrane protein PspB — protein sequence MVPFIIFMLIVAPMWLILHYRSKRQVSQGLSEKEYFQLSELAETADKMAERIKTLEAILDVESPNWRDKT from the coding sequence ATGGTGCCGTTTATTATTTTTATGTTAATTGTGGCACCTATGTGGCTGATATTGCATTACCGCAGCAAACGCCAGGTCAGCCAGGGGTTAAGTGAAAAGGAATATTTTCAGTTATCCGAACTGGCTGAAACGGCGGATAAAATGGCCGAGCGCATCAAAACACTCGAAGCCATTCTCGATGTGGAGTCGCCCAACTGGCGCGATAAAACCTGA
- the pspA gene encoding phage shock protein PspA, with the protein MGVFSRFTDIINSNINNLLDKAEDPAKMVRLIIQEMEDTLVEVRSSSAKTLADKKEISRQVSRFENEAQQWQEKAELALNKGREDLARAALMEKKKAADNAQSLLEELSHVDDHIAKLQGEISQLQDKLADAKARQKAIIMREKTASSRLKVKKNISSDRVNDALSKFDRYERKIDDIEAQVESHDLGSKSLADEIAELEADEKIDDELAQLKAKMTSDKKKK; encoded by the coding sequence ATGGGTGTTTTTTCAAGATTTACAGATATTATTAATTCCAATATTAATAACTTATTGGATAAAGCGGAAGATCCCGCAAAAATGGTGCGTTTAATCATTCAGGAAATGGAAGATACCCTGGTGGAAGTACGCTCTTCATCGGCGAAAACCCTGGCAGATAAAAAGGAAATCAGCCGCCAGGTGAGCCGTTTTGAAAATGAAGCCCAGCAGTGGCAGGAAAAAGCCGAGCTGGCCCTCAATAAAGGGCGTGAAGATCTCGCCCGTGCCGCTTTGATGGAGAAAAAGAAAGCGGCGGATAATGCCCAGTCCCTGTTGGAAGAGCTTAGCCATGTTGATGATCACATTGCCAAGCTACAGGGAGAAATCTCCCAGTTGCAGGATAAGCTGGCAGATGCCAAAGCGAGACAAAAAGCGATCATCATGCGCGAAAAAACCGCCAGTTCACGGTTAAAGGTCAAGAAAAACATCAGCAGCGACCGCGTCAATGATGCCTTAAGCAAGTTTGACCGTTATGAACGTAAAATTGATGATATTGAAGCCCAGGTGGAGTCACATGATCTCGGTAGCAAGTCGCTTGCCGACGAAATCGCCGAGCTTGAAGCCGATGAAAAAATTGATGATGAATTAGCTCAGTTAAAGGCTAAAATGACGTCTGATAAAAAGAAAAAATAA
- the pspF gene encoding phage shock protein operon transcriptional activator produces the protein MARFNQQDNLLGQSNNFLEVLEKISQIAPLSKPVLIIGERGTGKELVAARLHYLSKRWEQSYLKLNCAALNENLLESELFGYESGAFTGANKRHEGRFERADNGTLFLDEIANTSGLIQEKLLRVVEYGEFERVGGSRTIKTDARLIAATNEDLPSLAERGEFRADLLDRLAFDVITLPPLRERVEDILLLAESFAINMARELEFELFSGFSAKAKKALLDYHWPGNIRELKNVVERSVYRCNNPHLPVHELVIDPFESPYRPSGRVKTQDRIAEPRNEAVKAHAGTAQAEIKQEIKTNGQPLQFPVSLKDLSQDYEIELLNNALSACQFNQKKTAEALKLTYHQLRGYLKKYNLLDGNINDEE, from the coding sequence ATGGCACGTTTTAACCAGCAAGACAACCTCCTGGGTCAATCCAACAATTTTCTTGAAGTGCTGGAAAAAATTTCACAAATCGCGCCGTTAAGCAAACCCGTGCTTATTATCGGCGAGCGCGGTACCGGTAAAGAACTGGTCGCCGCCCGCCTGCATTACCTTTCCAAGCGCTGGGAGCAAAGTTATCTCAAGCTCAACTGCGCGGCGCTCAATGAAAATTTACTGGAAAGTGAATTGTTCGGTTATGAAAGCGGCGCTTTTACCGGGGCCAATAAACGTCATGAAGGCCGCTTTGAACGCGCCGACAACGGCACCTTGTTTTTAGATGAAATCGCTAATACTTCCGGCCTTATCCAGGAAAAACTCTTGCGGGTGGTGGAATATGGTGAATTTGAACGCGTCGGCGGCTCAAGAACCATCAAAACCGATGCCAGGCTGATTGCCGCCACCAATGAAGATTTGCCGTCATTGGCCGAGCGCGGGGAGTTCCGCGCCGATTTGCTCGACCGTCTCGCCTTTGATGTTATTACCCTGCCGCCGCTGAGGGAGCGGGTAGAAGATATCCTGCTGCTGGCGGAAAGCTTTGCCATTAATATGGCGCGCGAGCTGGAATTTGAGTTATTCAGCGGCTTTAGCGCCAAAGCGAAAAAAGCCCTGCTTGATTATCACTGGCCGGGCAATATCCGTGAGCTGAAAAATGTGGTTGAGCGAAGTGTCTACCGATGCAACAACCCGCATCTGCCGGTACATGAACTGGTGATCGACCCGTTTGAGTCCCCCTACCGTCCAAGTGGCCGGGTAAAAACCCAGGACAGGATAGCCGAGCCCAGAAACGAAGCGGTTAAGGCCCATGCCGGCACAGCCCAGGCAGAAATAAAGCAAGAAATAAAAACCAACGGACAGCCGCTGCAGTTTCCTGTGTCATTAAAAGACTTATCCCAGGATTATGAAATAGAACTGCTTAATAACGCCCTGTCCGCCTGTCAGTTCAACCAGAAAAAAACCGCAGAAGCCCTCAAGCTCACCTATCACCAGCTCAGGGGCTATCTGAAAAAATACAACTTGCTTGATGGAAACATCAATGATGAAGAGTAA
- a CDS encoding ABC transporter substrate-binding protein, with the protein MMKSKVSRPLTRIKQFYMLSVLLLLLSGCYGDDKGSLSANSVIYCAEGSPESFNPQTVTSGTTIDAVSYQLYDRLISFQTKDNEIGPSLAKSWHVTRDGKMITFYLRKGVSFHQTDYFTPTRPLNADDVLFSFNRLLDPAHGFHHVSGGKYPFFQSVGFSSLVEDIEKINDYTVRFKLSRADSSFLANLATDFAVILSAEYAQQLAAEDNHQKIDLQPIGTGPYKFKEYRVGSLIRYYRHENYWRDQVAIEQLVYDITPSKTARLTKLLANECDVIAYPVAHEKITEHPNLTLEAVTSFNVSYLGFNTQKPPFDNKLVRQAIAYAINKQAIIEAIYFGHAEVAKSLLPGSSWAHDESISGHGFSIDKAKALLAQAGYPDGLTMDIWALPVQRAYNPNALTTAKLIQADLQQIGVTVNIVSNYEWSTFSRLLARGEHQAVLLGWSADHPDPDNFFTPILSCASMNTGNNRAFWCDPAFDGFLYQSLQTTNTRERKKYYAQALRILSEEVPLLPIAHSRRYQARHKNVQGQLLHPFGGIDFSGVSKN; encoded by the coding sequence ATGATGAAGAGTAAGGTTTCCCGGCCACTTACCCGGATAAAACAGTTTTATATGCTGAGTGTGCTGCTTTTACTTTTAAGCGGCTGTTATGGCGATGATAAGGGTTCCTTAAGCGCCAACAGCGTGATTTATTGCGCCGAAGGCTCGCCGGAAAGTTTTAATCCGCAAACCGTGACTTCGGGCACCACCATAGACGCGGTTTCTTATCAGCTCTATGACCGCTTGATCAGCTTCCAGACTAAAGACAACGAAATCGGTCCCTCGCTGGCCAAGTCCTGGCACGTCACCCGGGACGGTAAAATGATCACTTTCTACCTGCGCAAAGGTGTTTCCTTCCACCAAACCGATTATTTTACCCCTACCCGCCCCCTCAATGCCGATGATGTCTTATTCAGCTTTAACCGGCTGTTAGATCCCGCTCACGGCTTTCATCATGTTTCCGGGGGCAAATACCCGTTTTTCCAGAGTGTCGGCTTTAGCTCCCTGGTAGAAGACATAGAAAAAATCAATGACTATACGGTGCGCTTTAAACTCAGCCGCGCCGACAGTTCTTTTTTGGCTAACCTGGCCACCGACTTTGCCGTGATCTTATCCGCCGAATATGCCCAGCAACTGGCGGCAGAAGATAACCATCAAAAAATAGACCTGCAACCCATAGGTACCGGCCCCTATAAATTTAAAGAGTACCGGGTCGGCTCTTTAATCCGTTATTACCGCCATGAGAACTACTGGCGTGATCAGGTGGCGATAGAGCAGCTGGTATATGATATTACCCCGAGTAAAACCGCCCGCCTGACCAAGTTGCTGGCCAATGAATGCGATGTCATTGCCTACCCGGTAGCCCATGAAAAAATCACCGAGCATCCCAACCTGACCCTGGAAGCGGTGACGTCTTTTAATGTCAGTTATTTAGGTTTTAATACCCAAAAACCCCCGTTTGATAATAAGCTTGTCCGTCAGGCCATAGCCTATGCCATTAATAAACAGGCCATCATTGAAGCCATCTATTTCGGCCATGCCGAAGTGGCTAAATCGCTATTACCCGGCTCTTCCTGGGCTCATGATGAAAGTATTTCAGGCCACGGCTTTTCCATCGACAAGGCCAAAGCACTGCTGGCACAAGCGGGTTACCCCGACGGCCTGACCATGGATATCTGGGCCTTGCCGGTGCAAAGGGCCTACAACCCCAATGCCCTGACGACTGCCAAGCTCATCCAGGCGGATCTGCAGCAAATCGGCGTGACCGTCAATATCGTCAGTAATTACGAATGGAGTACTTTTTCCCGTTTGCTGGCAAGGGGTGAGCACCAGGCGGTTTTGCTCGGCTGGTCGGCGGATCATCCGGATCCCGATAACTTTTTCACCCCGATCTTAAGCTGCGCCTCCATGAATACCGGCAATAACCGCGCCTTCTGGTGTGACCCCGCCTTTGATGGTTTCCTTTATCAATCGCTGCAAACCACCAATACCCGGGAGCGAAAAAAATATTACGCACAGGCCTTAAGGATCCTTTCCGAGGAAGTCCCGCTCTTGCCCATCGCCCATTCCAGGCGTTATCAGGCCAGGCACAAAAATGTGCAGGGGCAATTGCTACATCCCTTTGGCGGCATCGACTTTAGCGGGGTAAGTAAAAACTGA
- a CDS encoding ABC transporter permease subunit → MLVFIIRRLNLFFFTMLLLTLLTFSLSFLFPGDPLVNLSGQINATPQQLEQLKLAYKSDQGIMQQYFAYLSHLAEGDLGLSMASQTQITSEIINLLPATIELSLIALMLAMFVGIPLGFVAAVNHKKAADNVILSVAMLGYSVPVFWLGLVAILVFSIQLGWFPSAGQLSLVYEIEHVTGIQFIDILLSDSVYKWQAFRDASAHIVLPACVVATAPATIFIRLARSSMLAVLETHYIKAARAKGLTFRQIIFRHAVRNSLLQIIRHIGLQFANLVTIAMITEVIFSWPGIGRWLIESIYQRDYTGIQSGLLVLSTFIFIVHIVTDFIYAALNPLAREHNHGTS, encoded by the coding sequence ATGTTGGTCTTTATTATCCGCAGGCTAAACCTGTTTTTCTTTACCATGTTGCTACTGACCCTGCTGACCTTTAGTCTGTCATTTTTATTTCCCGGCGATCCCCTGGTCAATTTAAGCGGACAAATCAATGCCACGCCGCAGCAGCTGGAGCAACTCAAACTGGCTTATAAAAGCGATCAGGGCATTATGCAGCAATATTTTGCCTATCTGAGCCATTTGGCCGAAGGTGATCTCGGCTTGTCCATGGCCAGCCAGACACAGATCACCTCGGAAATTATTAATTTGTTACCCGCCACCATAGAGCTGAGCCTGATCGCCTTAATGCTGGCAATGTTTGTCGGCATCCCCTTAGGATTTGTTGCCGCCGTCAACCACAAAAAAGCCGCCGACAATGTGATCTTATCCGTCGCTATGCTGGGGTACTCAGTGCCGGTATTCTGGCTCGGGTTAGTGGCGATATTGGTGTTTTCCATCCAGCTGGGCTGGTTCCCGTCGGCGGGACAGTTAAGCCTGGTTTATGAAATAGAGCATGTGACCGGGATCCAGTTTATCGATATCCTGCTCAGCGACAGCGTCTACAAATGGCAGGCGTTCAGGGATGCCAGCGCCCATATCGTGTTGCCCGCCTGCGTAGTGGCCACGGCGCCGGCGACTATTTTTATCCGCCTGGCCCGCTCTTCCATGCTGGCGGTGCTCGAAACCCATTATATTAAAGCCGCCCGGGCAAAAGGCCTGACCTTCAGGCAAATTATCTTTCGCCATGCGGTGCGAAACTCCCTGTTGCAGATCATCCGCCATATCGGTTTACAGTTTGCCAATTTGGTGACTATCGCGATGATCACCGAGGTCATCTTCAGCTGGCCAGGCATCGGCCGCTGGCTGATAGAAAGCATTTACCAGCGGGATTACACCGGTATCCAGAGCGGCTTGCTGGTGCTGTCCACCTTTATTTTTATCGTCCACATAGTAACCGATTTTATTTATGCCGCATTAAATCCGCTGGCAAGAGAGCATAACCATGGCACGTCATAA
- a CDS encoding ABC transporter permease subunit, producing MARHKIYQEEEFPSPFIQLWLIFRQSPVVMIGFGSFLFLTVLAVFSPLLTPYSPVESHLNSLLLPPAWDDAGDISYLLGTDNLGRDMLSRLMHGTSLTFGLSFIVVIISLVIGVIIGSLSALTKGIKSSFLNHFLDVILSIPSLLLAIVIVAILGPGLDNTLWAIVMVLIPQFVHITRNAVKEELTKDYVLASRLDGAGSIRILSYSVFPNIIEKIVSQATLAQSAAILDIAALGFLGLGAPIPLPEWGAMLSNGIDLFYIAPWTVYLPGLAILFAVVATNLVGEGMRHAIRQRKES from the coding sequence ATGGCACGTCATAAGATTTACCAGGAGGAAGAGTTTCCTTCCCCTTTTATCCAGCTATGGCTCATTTTCAGGCAAAGCCCGGTGGTAATGATAGGCTTTGGCAGTTTTTTATTTTTAACGGTGCTGGCGGTGTTCTCGCCGCTGCTCACCCCCTATTCTCCGGTCGAGAGCCATTTAAACAGTTTATTGCTGCCGCCCGCCTGGGACGATGCCGGCGATATCAGTTACCTGCTGGGCACAGACAACCTGGGACGGGATATGCTGTCGCGCTTGATGCACGGCACGTCCCTCACCTTTGGTTTAAGTTTTATCGTGGTTATTATCTCCCTGGTGATCGGCGTCATTATCGGCTCGCTTTCCGCGTTAACCAAAGGCATAAAATCCAGCTTTCTTAACCACTTTCTCGATGTGATTTTATCTATTCCTTCGTTATTGCTGGCAATAGTCATCGTCGCCATTCTCGGCCCGGGGCTGGACAATACCTTATGGGCCATTGTGATGGTGTTGATCCCGCAATTTGTCCATATTACCCGTAATGCCGTCAAAGAAGAGCTCACCAAAGATTATGTACTCGCTTCCAGGCTCGACGGCGCCGGCTCGATAAGGATCCTCAGCTATTCGGTCTTTCCCAATATCATAGAAAAAATTGTCAGCCAGGCGACCCTGGCCCAGTCGGCTGCCATTTTGGATATTGCCGCCCTGGGATTTCTCGGCCTCGGTGCCCCGATCCCTTTGCCTGAATGGGGGGCAATGTTGTCTAATGGTATAGATCTGTTTTATATTGCCCCCTGGACGGTATATTTACCCGGTCTGGCAATATTATTTGCCGTGGTGGCTACCAACTTAGTGGGTGAAGGCATGCGGCACGCGATAAGACAGCGAAAAGAAAGCTAA
- a CDS encoding oligopeptide/dipeptide ABC transporter ATP-binding protein produces the protein MNLLDIRNLSIELVSGNKPILAVDRVSLCMKEGEVRGLVGESGSGKSLLAQAIVGVLDDKWQVDADRFHWRGTDLLRLSLEERKAIISKDVAMIFQEPMACLDPTTTIGEQLEEAVDSRQLSGYFWQKRQQRKAAAIKLLHKVGIKHHEFCIRSYPHQLTEALCQRVMIAIALATRPVLLIADEPTAAMESSNQGQIFRLLASLNQLKNMSILLISHDLENVTHWTNTITVMYSGQFVEAGTTEQIFNRPFHPYTRALVDSSPKANMLLPAKSRLMTLPGSIPILQHLPIGCRLGPRCPRAQQACVQAPKVKNHHGHQVSCHYSLKDTY, from the coding sequence ATGAACCTACTTGATATCCGTAACCTTTCTATTGAACTGGTATCCGGCAATAAGCCTATCCTGGCGGTTGACCGTGTCAGCCTGTGCATGAAAGAAGGCGAAGTGCGCGGCCTGGTGGGAGAATCCGGCTCGGGCAAGTCACTGCTGGCTCAGGCGATCGTCGGGGTACTGGATGACAAATGGCAGGTCGATGCCGACCGCTTCCACTGGCGCGGCACAGATCTGCTGCGCCTGTCCCTGGAGGAACGAAAAGCCATCATCTCCAAAGATGTCGCAATGATTTTCCAGGAGCCCATGGCCTGCCTGGATCCCACAACTACCATAGGGGAGCAGCTCGAAGAAGCGGTAGACAGCCGTCAGCTAAGTGGTTATTTCTGGCAAAAACGCCAGCAGCGCAAAGCCGCCGCGATTAAATTACTGCATAAAGTCGGCATCAAACACCACGAATTTTGTATCCGCAGTTATCCGCACCAGTTAACCGAGGCCTTGTGCCAACGGGTAATGATCGCCATCGCCCTGGCCACCCGCCCGGTGCTGTTAATTGCCGATGAACCGACGGCGGCGATGGAAAGCAGCAACCAGGGGCAGATCTTCCGTTTGCTGGCCAGCCTGAACCAGCTGAAAAACATGTCGATCTTATTGATCAGCCACGACCTGGAAAATGTCACCCACTGGACCAATACCATTACCGTGATGTACAGCGGCCAGTTTGTCGAAGCCGGCACCACGGAGCAGATCTTTAACCGTCCGTTTCACCCCTATACCCGGGCCCTGGTGGACTCCAGCCCCAAGGCCAATATGCTGCTGCCGGCAAAATCACGGTTAATGACCTTGCCCGGCAGCATCCCGATCCTGCAGCACCTGCCGATAGGTTGCCGCCTCGGCCCCAGATGTCCCAGGGCACAGCAGGCCTGTGTCCAGGCGCCTAAGGTTAAAAACCATCACGGCCACCAGGTCAGCTGTCATTACTCATTAAAGGATACCTATTAA
- a CDS encoding ATP-binding cassette domain-containing protein, producing the protein MPSLLQVANVSKSYKLKGYWYNRKVFTALEPISFELKAYKTLAIVGEIGSGKSTLAKLLVGAETPNTGTIKLNGQTLEPKNFKQRCQHIRMIFQDSGTTLNPSLTIHQLLDEPLKLNTELNEAARSQLIRMTLQKVGLLSDHMNFYPHMFSGGQKQRISLARAIILQPQVIILDEALASLDPSLRSQMINLLLDLQQQMGLAFILISHNLGIVRHFSDEMMVLCGGKVVEYGPTHQIMQEPKHRYTQKLLMSQHFQLCRK; encoded by the coding sequence ATGCCGTCCCTGCTGCAGGTCGCTAATGTCAGTAAATCCTACAAGCTCAAGGGCTACTGGTATAACCGCAAAGTCTTTACCGCGCTGGAGCCGATCTCCTTTGAGTTAAAGGCGTATAAAACCCTGGCCATCGTCGGCGAAATCGGCTCGGGTAAGTCCACCCTGGCAAAGCTGCTGGTGGGGGCAGAAACCCCCAATACCGGCACGATAAAATTAAACGGCCAGACCCTGGAGCCGAAAAACTTTAAGCAAAGGTGCCAGCATATCCGGATGATTTTCCAGGACTCGGGTACCACCTTAAATCCCAGCCTGACCATACACCAGCTGCTGGATGAGCCGTTAAAGCTCAATACCGAACTCAACGAAGCCGCCAGGAGCCAGCTGATCCGCATGACCTTGCAAAAGGTCGGCCTGCTGAGCGATCATATGAACTTTTATCCCCATATGTTTTCCGGCGGCCAGAAACAGCGTATTTCACTGGCCCGGGCCATTATCCTGCAGCCGCAGGTGATCATCCTCGATGAGGCGCTGGCCTCCCTGGATCCGTCACTGCGCTCGCAAATGATCAACCTGCTGCTGGACTTACAGCAACAGATGGGACTGGCATTTATTTTAATTTCCCATAATCTGGGTATAGTCCGGCATTTCAGCGACGAGATGATGGTGTTATGCGGCGGTAAAGTGGTGGAATATGGCCCCACCCATCAAATCATGCAAGAGCCCAAACACAGGTATACCCAGAAGCTGCTGATGAGCCAGCATTTCCAGCTGTGCCGAAAATAA